CCGAGGTGCGCGAGAGCTGGATGGGCTTCTTCAAGCCGTTCATCGTGCTGTTGCCGATGGCCGGGCTGCTGCTGATGGAGCCGGACTTCGGCGCCACGGTGGTGATGATGGGCGCGGCGGCGGCCATGCTGTTCCTCGGAGGGGTGGGCTTGTTCCGCTTCTCGCTGATGGTGGTGCTGGCGGTGATATCGGTGGTGGTGCTGGTGCAGGCCCAGCCGTACCGGATGGCGCGCCTGATCACCTTCACCGACCCCTGGTCCGACCAGTTCGGCTCCGGCTACCAGCTGACCCAGGCGCTGATCGCCTTCGGTCGCGGCGAGTGGCTGGGCGTGGGCCTGGGCAACAGCGTGCAGAAGCAGTTCTACCTGCCCGAGGCGCACACCGACTTCGTGTTCTCGGTACTGGCCGAGGAGCTGGGGGTGATCGGCTCGCTGCTGACCATCGCGCTGTTCGTGTTCATCACCGTGCGCGCGCTGTACATCGGCCTGTGGGCCGAGAAGGCCAAGCAGTTCTTCGCCGCCTACATGGCGTTCGGCTTGTCGTTCCTGTGGATCGGCCAGTTCCTGATCAACATCGGGGTGAACGTCGGCCTGCTGCCGACCAAGGGCCTGACCCTGCCGTTCCTGAGCTATGGCGGCAGCTCGCTGGTGATCTGCTGCGCCTGCGTGGGGCTGTTGCTGCGGATCGAGTGGGAGAGCCGCACGCACCTGGGCAGCGAAGAGCACGAATTCAACGAGAGCGATTTTGCCGAGGAGACCAGCCATGGCCGCTGACGGCAAAAATGTCCTGATCATGGCCGGCGGTACCGGTGGCCACGTGTTCCCGGCCCTGGCCTGCGCCCGCGAGTTCCAGGCACGTGGCTACCGCGTGCACTGGCTGGGTACCCCGCGCGGCATCGAGAACGAACTGGTGCCCCAGGCCGGGTTGCCGTTGCACCTGATCCAGGTTACGGGCCTGCGTGGCAAGGGCAAGCTGTCCCTGCTCAAGGCGCCGTTCACCCTGGTCAAGGCGGTGCTCCAGGCGCGGCGCATCGTGCGTGAACTCAAGCCGGTGTGCGTGGTCGGCTTCGGTGGCTACGTGACCGGCCCTGGCGGCCTGGCCGCGCGGCTGTGCGGCGTGCCGCTGGTGATCCACGAGCAGAACGCCCGCGCGGGGACCAGCAACCGCCTGCTGCTGCCGATGGCGGCGCGGGTCTGCCAGGCCTTCCCCGACACCTTCGCCGCCAGCGACAAGCTGCGCACCACCGGTAACCCGGTGCGCCCCGAGCTGTTCATGGACGCGGCACGCGCGCCCCTGGCCGAGCGCCGCGCGCGCCTGCTGGTGATGGGTGGCAGCCTGGGTGCGGAACCATTGAACAAATTGTTGCCTAAGGCCCTGTCCGAAGTGGCGGCGAACCTGCGCCCGGAGGTGTTCCACCAGGCCGGGAAAAACCATGCGCCGATCACTGCCGAGCGTTATCGCGAGGCAGGCGTCGAGGCCCAGGTGGAACCGTTCATCAAGGACATGGCCCACGCCTATGGCTGGGCCGATATGGTGGTGTGCCGGGCCGGCGCCCTGACGGTCAGCGAACTCGCGGCGGCGGGCCTGCCCTCGATGCTGGTGCCCTTGCCCCACGCGATCGACGACCACCAGACCCACAACGCCCAATACCTGGCTCGTGAAGGCGCCGCCTTCCTGATGCCACAAGCGACAACTGGCGCAGCGCAGCTCGCTGAACGCCTGAACGAGGTGCTGATGCAACCCGAGAAACTCAACACCATGGCTGGCACCGCACGGCGCCTGGCCAAGCCTGATGCAACCAGCACCGTGGTCGATATCTGCCTGGAGGTGGCCCATGGTTGAAAGCCAGAAAGCCATGCCGCAACCGAAGATGGGCCGCATCCGTCGCATCCACTTCGTCGGTATCGGCGGCGTGGGCATGTGCGGCATCGCCGAAGTGCTGCTGAACCTGGGCTATGAAGTGTCCGGCTCCGACCTCAAGGAGTCGCCGGTCACCGAGCGCCTGCAGTCGTTCGGCGCGCAGATCTTCGTTGGCCACCGTGCCGAGAACGCCGCCACCGCCGATGTGCTGGTGGTGTCCAGCGCGATCAACCCGGCCAACCCGGAAGTCGCCACCGCCCTGGAGCGGCGCATCCCCGTGGTGCCGCGTGCCGAGATGCTCGCCGAGCTGATGCGCTATCGCCACGGCGTGGCAGTGGCCGGCACCCACGGCAAGACCACCACCACCAGCCTGCTGGCCTCGGTGTTCGCCGCCGGCGGCCTGGACCCGACCTTCGTCATCGGCGGGCGCCTGACCGCGGCCGGCACCAATGCCCAGCTGGGCACCAGCCGCTACCTGATCGCCGAAGCCGATGAAAGCGACGCCAGCTTCCTGCACCTGCAGCCGATGGTAGCCGTGGTCACCAACATCGACGCCGACCACATGGCGACCTACGAAGGCGACTTCAACAAGCTGAAGAAGACCTTCGTCGAGTTCCTGCACAACCTGCCGTTCTACGGGCTGGCGGTGATGTGCCTGGACGACCCGGTGGTGCGCGAGATCCTGCCGCAGGTCAAGCGTCCGACCGTGACCTATGGCTTCAGCGAAGAGGCCGACATCCGCGCCATCAACGTCCGCCAGCAGGGCATGCAGACCCACTTCACCGTGCTGCGCCGCGACTGCGAGCCGCTGGAGGTGTCGGTGAACATGCCCGGCAACCACAACGTGCTCAACGCCTTGGCCACCATCGCCATCGCTACCGACGAAGGCATCAGCGACGAGGCCATCGTCCAGGGCCTGTCGGGCTTCCAGGGCGTCGGCCGACGCTTCCAGGTGTACGGCGAACTGCCGGTCGACGGCGGCAGCGTGATGCTGGTCGACGACTACGGCCACCACCCGACCGAGGTCGCCGCGGTGATCAAGGCGGTGCGTGGCGGCTGGCCGAGCCGGCGCCTGGTGATCGTCTACCAGCCGCACCGCTATAGCCGCACGCGCGATCTGTACGACGACTTCGTGCAGGTGCTGGGCGATGCCAACGTGCTGCTGCTGATGGAGGTCTACCCGGCCGGCGAAGAGCCGATCCCCGGTGCCGACAGCCGCCAGCTGTGCCACAGCATTCGCCAGCGGGGCAAGCTCGACCCGATCTACATCGAACGTGGCGCCGAGCTGGCGCCGCTGGTCAAGCCGCTGCTGCGCGCCGGCGACATCCTGATCTGCCAGGGTGCCGGCGATGTCGGCGGCCTGGCCCCGCAATTGATGAAAAGCCCGCTGTTCGCAGGCGCCAAGCAGGAGAAGTCGAAATGACCAGCGCCTACGACAAGTTGCACTCGACCCTGGACGTCAAGGCCTTTGGCCGCGTCGCCGTGCTGTACGGTGGCAAGAGTGCCGAGCGCGAGGTTTCCCTGAAGTCGGGCAAGGCAGTGATCGAGGCGCTGACCAACGCTGGTGTCGACGTCGTTGCCATCGACGTCGGCGACGACCTGCTGACCCGCCTGCAGAGCGAGAAGATCGACCGCGCCTTCATCATCCTCCACGGCCGTGGCGGTGAAGACGGCAGCATGCAGGGCCTGCTCGAGTGCCTGGGGATTCCCTACACCGGCAGCGGTATCCTGGCCTCGGCCCTGGCCATGGACAAGCTGCGCACCAAGCAGGTGTGGCAGAGCCTGGGCATTCCGACGCCGCGTCACGCGGTGCTGGCCAGCGCGCAGGACTGCGTGGCAGCCAGTGCGGAACTGGGCTTCCCGCTGATCGTCAAACCTGCCCATGAAGGTTCGAGCATCGGCATGGCCAAGGTGAACAGCGAGCAGGAACTGGTCGCGGCCTGGCAAGACGCCGCCAACTACGATTCGCAAGTGCTGGTCGAGCAGTGGATCCATGGCCCGGAGTTCACCATCGCCGTGTTGCGTGGCCAGGTGCTGCCGCCGATCGCGCTGGGCACCCCGCACGTGTTCTACGACTACGACGCCAAGTACATCGCCAATGACACCCAGTACCGCATCCCGTGCGGCCTGGACAGTGCCAAGGAACAGGAACTGATCGACCTGACCGCGCGCGCCTGCGATGCCATCGGCATCGAAGGCTGGGGCCGGCTGGACGTGATGCAGGACGAGCAGGGCCGCTTCTGGCTGCTCGAAGTCAACACCGCACCGGGCATGACCGACCATAGCCTGGTGCCCATGGCGGCCCGCGCGGCCGGCCTGGACTTCCAGCAACTGGTGCTGGCGATCCTGGCCGACAGCGTAGCGACGCGAGGTTAAGCAATCATGCAAGGCGCGATGATACGTCAGCAGCAACCCGCCACCGGCCGCAGCAAGCCGGTGCCGCGCGGTGCCAGCCGACTGGTGGCCGACGAGCCCGTATCGGCGCGCCTGCCGCGGCCGAACTTCGGCGGCCTCAAGCGCCTGCTGTGGCCGGTGCTGCTGGTGGCCGCAGGCTTTGGCGCCTATGAAGGCGCCATCCGCCTGATGCCCTATGCCGACCGGCCGATCACCAAGATCGACGTGCAGGGCGACCTCAGCTACATCAGCCAGCAGTCGGTGCAACAGCGCATTGCGCCCTACGTGGCGGCGAGCTTCTTCACCGTGGACCTTGCGGCCATGCGTGTCGAGCTCGAGCAGATGCCCTGGATCGCCCACGCCGAAGTGCGCCGGGTGTGGCCGGACGAGGTGGTGATCCGCCTGGAAGAACAGTTGCCGGTGGCGCGCTGGGGCGACGAGGCCTTGCTCAACAACCAGGGCCAGGCCTTTACCCCGCGCGAGCTGGCCAACTACGAGCACCTGCCGCAGCTGTTCGGGCCGCAGCGCGCTCAGCAACCAGTCATGCAGCAGTATCAGGTATTGAGCCAGATGCTGCGCCCCATGGGCTTTTCCATCGCTCGCCTGGAGCTGCGCGAGCGAGGCAGCTGGTTCCTGACCACTGGTGCGGGTAGCGCCGGCCCAGGCATCGAGCTGCTGCTGGGGCGCGACCACCTGGTGGAGAAGATGCGCCGTTTCATTGCCATTTACGACAAGACGCTTAAAGACCAGATCACCAATATCGCCCGCATCGATCTGCGTTATTCCAACGGACTTGCCGTTGGTTGGCGGGAACCGAATGCACCGACGACGGCCCAACCCGCCGTTGCGAAGAATTAGAGAGAGGCAGGACCATGGCAAACGCGCATAGCGGCAAAATGATCGTCGGGCTGGACATCGGCACCTCCAAGGTGGTGGCGCTGGTGGGTGAAGTCGGCGAGGACGGTACCCTGGAGATCGTGGGCATCGGCACCCACCCTTCGCGCGGCCTGAAGAAGGGCGTGGTGGTGAACATCGAGTCGACCGTGCAGTCGATCCAGCGCGCCGTCGAGGAGGCCCAGCTAATGGCGGGCTGCCGCATCCACTCGGCGTTCGTCGGCGTGGCCGGCAACCACATCCGCAGCCTGAACTCCCACGGCATCGTCGCCATTCGTGATCGCGAAGTCAGCACCGCCGACCTCGAGCGCGTGCTCGACGCCGCCCAGGCCGTGGCCATCCCGGCCGACCAGCGCGTGCTGCACACGTTGCCGCAGGACTACGTGATCGACAACCAGGAAGGCGTGCGCGAGCCGCTGGGCATGTCGGGCGTGCGCCTGGAGGCCAAGGTCCACGTGGTCACCTGCGCGGTCAACGCGGCGCAGAACATCGAGAAGTGCGTGCGTCGCTGCGGCCTGGAAATCGACGACATCATCCTCGAGCAACTGGCCTCGGCCTACTCGGTGCTGACCGACGACGAGAAAGAGCTGGGCGTGTGCCTGGTAGACATCGGTGGTGGCACCACCGACATCGCCATCTTCACCGAAGGCGCGATCCGCCACACCGCGGTGATCCCGATCGCCGGCGACCAGGTCACCAACGACATCGCCATGGCCCTGCGCACCCCGACGCAGTACGCCGAGGAGATCAAGATCCGCTACGCCTGCGCCCTGGCCAAGCTGGCCGGTGCCGGCGAGACCATCAAGGTGCCGAGCGTCGGCGACCGCCCACCGCGCGAACTGTCGCGCCAGGCCCTGGCCGAGGTGGTCGAGCCGCGTTACGACGAACTGTTCACCCTGATCCAGGCCGAGCTGCGTCGCAGCGGCTTCGAGGACCTGGTGCCGGCCGGCATCGTCCTCACCGGCGGTACCGCGAAGATGGAAGGCGCCGTGGAACTGGCCGAGGAAATCTTCCACATGCCGGTACGCCTGGGCGTGCCGCACAGTGTTCGGGGCCTGAGCGACGTGGTGCGCAACCCGATCTATTCCACCGGCGTGGGCTTGCTCACCTACGGCCTGCAGAAGCAGTCCGAGGACCCGTCCCTGACCGGTATCAGCAACAGCAGCAACAGCAATAACAGCTATGGCGATGAACCCAAGGGGCCAGTGCTTGAGCGACTCAAGCGTTGGGTCCAGAGCAACTTCTGAGTTTCAAAGCAGTAGTGGTAGGCGCGACAACTAGAGAACTGTAAGGAGAGGGAAAATGTTCGAGCTCGTAGACAACGTCCCGCAAAGTCCGGTCATCAAGGTGATCGGCGTCGGCGGTGGTGGCGGCAACGCCGTCAACCACATGGTCAAAAGCAACATCGAAGGCGTCGAGTTCATCTGCGCCAACACCGATGCCCAGGCGCTGAAGAACATCGGCGCGCGCACCATCCTGCAATTGGGCACCGGCGTGACCAAGGGCCTGGGTGCCGGTGCCAATCCGGAAGTCGGCCGTCAGGCCGCGCTGGAAGACCGTGAGCGCATCGCCGAAGTGCTGCAGGGCACCAACATGGTGTTCATCACCACCGGCATGGGCGGCGGTACCGGTACCGGTGCTGCGCCGATCATCGCCGAAGTGGCCAAGGAAATGGGCATCCTCACCGTTGCGGTGGTGACCCGTCCGTTCCCGTTCGAAGGCCGCAAGCGCATGCAGATCGCCGATGAAGGCATCCGCATGCTGGCTGAGAGCGTCGACTCGTTGATCACCATCCCCAACGAGAAGCTGCTGACCATCCTGGGCAAGGATGCAAGCCTCTTGTCCGCCTTCGCCAAGGCCGACGACGTGCTGGCCGGTGCCGTGCGCGGTATCTCCGACATCATCAAGCGTCCGGGCATGATCAACGTCGACTTCGCCGACGTGCGCACCGTGATGGGCGAGATGGGCATGGCCATGATGGGGACTGGCTGCGCCAGCGGCCCGAACCGTGCGCGCGAAGCCACCGAGGCGGCGATCCGCAACCCGCTGCTCGAAGACGTCAACCTGCAGGGCGCCCGCGGCATCCTGGTGAACATCACCGCAGGTCCCGACCTGTCGCTGGGTGAGTACTCCGACGTGGGTAGCATCATCGAGGCCTTCGCCTCCGACCACGCGATGGTCAAGGTCGGCACCGTGATCGACCCGGACATGCGCGACGAACTGCACGTGACCGTGGTGGCCACTGGCCTGGGCGCGCGCATCGAGAAGCCGGTCAAGGTCGTCGACAACACCCTGCAGACCGCCCAGCAGGTGTACGAGTCGTCCAACCCGGCGCCGGTTCGCCAAGAGCAGCCAGCCGTCAACTACCGTGACCTGGAGCGTCCGACCGTGATGCGCAACCAGGCCCACGCAGGTGCCGCGGCAGCCGCTAAACTCAATCCTCAGGATGACTTGGACTACCTGGATATCCCGGCCTTCCTGCGTCGCCAGGCCGATTAATGGAATTTATCAGGGGTATAAGGGTGATTGGTGTTCAGCAAAGGCCGGGTCTGTTATCATCCCCAGCCTTTGTTGATACCTGTTCGCAATTTGCGCTGAAGCGGCCAATGCCATGATTAGACAACGCACCCTGAAGAATACCATCCGTGCCACAGGTGTCGGCCTGCACTCCGGGGAGAAGGTCTACCTGACCCTCAAGCCTGCGCCTGTCGACACCGGCATCGTCTTCCGTCGCGCCGACCTCGACCCTGTGGTCGAAATCCCGGCGCGCGCGGCCAACGTCGGTGAGACCACCATGTCCACGACATTGGTCAACGGTGACGTCAAAGTCGATACGGTCGAGCACCTGCTCTCCGCCATGGCGGGCCTGGGCATCGATAACGCCTACGTCGAGCTCTCCGCCTCGGAAGTGCCGATCATGGATGGCAGCGCCGGACCCTTCGTATTCCTGATTCAATCGGCCGGCCTGGAAGAGCAGGACGCACCGAAGAAGTTCATCCGCATCCTGCGCGAAGTGACAGTGGAGGAGGGCGACAAGCGCGCTACCTTCCTGCCGTTCGACGGGTTCAAGGTGAGCTTCGAGATCGACTTCGATCACCCGGTTCTCAAGGGCCAGACCCAGAGCGCCTCGGTCGACTTCTCGAGCACCTCGTTCGTGAAGGAAGTCAGCCGCGCCCGGACCTTCGGGTTCATGCGTGACATCGAGTACCTGCGCAAGCACAACCTTGCGCTTGGCGGCAGCGTCGAGAACGCCATCGTGGTCGACGAGACCGGCGTGCTCAACGAAGACGGCCTTCGTTCCGAAGACGAATTCGTCAAGCACAAGATCCTCGATGCCATCGGCGACCTCTACCTGCTGGGCAACAGCCTGATCGGCGAGTTCAAGGGCTACAAGTCCGGCCACGCGCTGAACAACCAGCTGCTGCGCAAGCTGATCGCCGAAACCGATGCCTGGGAAGTGGTGACTTTCGAAGATGCCAGCACGGCACCGATCTCGTACATGCGCCCTGTCGCGGCCGTGTAAGTTCGAACACTCTCTAGTTCATTGAGGCCACCTTCGGGTGGCCTTTTTTATGTCCACAGATCGTCCATCACTCTTTAGCTTTGCGCGATCCCTGTAGGAGCGGCCTTGTGTCGCGAAAGGGCCGCAAAGCGGCCCCAGGATTTCAGTGTTTTTCCAGAAATCGCCGGGGCCGCCTTGCGGCCCGTTCGCGACACAAGGCCGCTCCTACAGAATGATGTTCTGGGCCTTCAGTTCTTGCCCTGCGCATGCGCAGCCAGGCGTTCCAGGGCTGCGCGCAGCTTCGGGTCGCTGATGCCCTCGGCCGAGCCGCGAATGCTCTGGGCGGCGTTTTCCGACAATTCCGGCCCTTGGCCTTCGCGCTTGGCCGGCACCAGCGGCGGCTGCACCTTGAACAGGATACGCGTAAGGTTGGCGAAGGCTTCCAGCGCCAGCAGCTGGCGCTGCAGGCGTTTCTGCTGGTAGCGCAGGCGCGTGGCCCAATGGCCATCGGTCACCACCAGCAACAAGGTGCCTTCTTTCCACGAGGCCACATGGCAGTGCTCGCGCGCCGCCGGTTGCAGCTGGCTTTCCAGCAGGCGCTGCAAATGCTCCAGGCGCTCGGCCTGGTTCAGCAGCAGGCGCAGTGGACGAGCCTGGCGCAGCAAGGCGGCGGGGGGGCGGGCGGGGGTGGGTTTGTAGGCCATGGGGGTACGCGGCAGGTTGCTAGTTCGACAGTTTAACAGTTGGGCATTGATCGTGCGCTGGGCCCAGGTCGGTCGGCGAGGGGGGGATCTTGATGCAAGTCATTCGCGATACGTTTCATGTCCGCGCACCTTGAACTTGCGAAAAAAGCCCCTATGTTAGTCAGGCCCCCAAAAAGCGCTGTGCCAGCATCGTGGAAATCCACCACTTTCCTCACCATCGTTTCCGGGTAGAATGCTCGTTCGCATGCGGCCTATGGGCTGCACGGGCGACTTCACGGGGCCGCCCTCCATCCCTACGTGTGGAAGATCCTGCCGATATGTTTGCGCCTTTGTTAAAGAAACTTTTTGGAAGCAAGAACGAGCGTGAAATCAAGCGCATGCTCAAGACGGTGAGCGCCGTCAACGCCTTCGAAGAGAAAATGGTGGCCCTCTCTGACGAGCAACTGCGGGGCAAGACCGCAGAGTTCAAAGAGCGCCTGGCCAAAGGCGAGACCCTCGACCAGCTGCTGCCTGAAGCCTTCGCCGTGGCCCGTGAGGCCGGCAAGCGCGTGATGGGCATGCGTCACTTCGATGTCCAGCTGATCGGCGGCATGACCTTGCACGAAGGCATGATCGCAGAAATGCGCACCGGTGAAGGCAAGACCTTGGTCGGTACCCTGGCCGTCTACCTCAACGCGCTGTCCGGCAAAGGCGTGCACGTGGTCACGGTCAACGACTACCTGGCCCGCCGTGACGCCAACTGGATGCGCCCGCTGTACGAGTTCCTCGGCCTCACCGTGGGTATCGTCTCGGCCTTCCAGCCGCCTGAAGAAAAGCGCGCTGCCTACGCCGCCGACATCACCTACGGCACCAACAACGAATTCGGTTTCGACTACCTGCGCGACAACATGGCCTTCAGCCAGGACGAGAAGTTCCAGCGTGAGCTGAACTTCGCGGTGATCGACGAAGTCGACTCGATCCTCATCGACGAGGCGCGTACCCCGCTGATCATCTCCGGCCAGGCCGAGGACAGCTCCAAGCTGTACATCGAGATCAACCGCCTGATCCCGCGCCTGACCCAGCACATCGAGGAAGTCGAAGGCCAGGTGACCCAAGAGGGCCACTACACCATCGACGAGAAGAGCCGCCAGGTCGAGCTCAACGAAGCCGGTCACCAGTTCATCGAGGACATGCTCACCCAGTCCGGCCTGCTGGCCGAGGGCGAGAGCCTGTACTCGGCGCACAACCTGGGCCTGCTGACCCACGTCTACGCCGGCCTGCGCGCGCACAAGCTGTTCCACCGCAACATCGAGTACATCGTCCAGGAAGGCCAGATCC
The window above is part of the Pseudomonas muyukensis genome. Proteins encoded here:
- the ftsW gene encoding putative lipid II flippase FtsW, translated to MIFGILKPYPSPLISGRGIDLDFPLLAGCLALLGLGLVMITSASSEVAAVQSGNPLYHMFRHLVYVALGLGAGVLTILVPIATWQRMGFMMLIGAFGLLVMVLVPGIGREVNGSMRWIGFSFFNVQPSEIAKVFVVIYLAGYLVRRQTEVRESWMGFFKPFIVLLPMAGLLLMEPDFGATVVMMGAAAAMLFLGGVGLFRFSLMVVLAVISVVVLVQAQPYRMARLITFTDPWSDQFGSGYQLTQALIAFGRGEWLGVGLGNSVQKQFYLPEAHTDFVFSVLAEELGVIGSLLTIALFVFITVRALYIGLWAEKAKQFFAAYMAFGLSFLWIGQFLINIGVNVGLLPTKGLTLPFLSYGGSSLVICCACVGLLLRIEWESRTHLGSEEHEFNESDFAEETSHGR
- the murG gene encoding undecaprenyldiphospho-muramoylpentapeptide beta-N-acetylglucosaminyltransferase, which encodes MAADGKNVLIMAGGTGGHVFPALACAREFQARGYRVHWLGTPRGIENELVPQAGLPLHLIQVTGLRGKGKLSLLKAPFTLVKAVLQARRIVRELKPVCVVGFGGYVTGPGGLAARLCGVPLVIHEQNARAGTSNRLLLPMAARVCQAFPDTFAASDKLRTTGNPVRPELFMDAARAPLAERRARLLVMGGSLGAEPLNKLLPKALSEVAANLRPEVFHQAGKNHAPITAERYREAGVEAQVEPFIKDMAHAYGWADMVVCRAGALTVSELAAAGLPSMLVPLPHAIDDHQTHNAQYLAREGAAFLMPQATTGAAQLAERLNEVLMQPEKLNTMAGTARRLAKPDATSTVVDICLEVAHG
- the murC gene encoding UDP-N-acetylmuramate--L-alanine ligase is translated as MVESQKAMPQPKMGRIRRIHFVGIGGVGMCGIAEVLLNLGYEVSGSDLKESPVTERLQSFGAQIFVGHRAENAATADVLVVSSAINPANPEVATALERRIPVVPRAEMLAELMRYRHGVAVAGTHGKTTTTSLLASVFAAGGLDPTFVIGGRLTAAGTNAQLGTSRYLIAEADESDASFLHLQPMVAVVTNIDADHMATYEGDFNKLKKTFVEFLHNLPFYGLAVMCLDDPVVREILPQVKRPTVTYGFSEEADIRAINVRQQGMQTHFTVLRRDCEPLEVSVNMPGNHNVLNALATIAIATDEGISDEAIVQGLSGFQGVGRRFQVYGELPVDGGSVMLVDDYGHHPTEVAAVIKAVRGGWPSRRLVIVYQPHRYSRTRDLYDDFVQVLGDANVLLLMEVYPAGEEPIPGADSRQLCHSIRQRGKLDPIYIERGAELAPLVKPLLRAGDILICQGAGDVGGLAPQLMKSPLFAGAKQEKSK
- a CDS encoding D-alanine--D-alanine ligase, with translation MTSAYDKLHSTLDVKAFGRVAVLYGGKSAEREVSLKSGKAVIEALTNAGVDVVAIDVGDDLLTRLQSEKIDRAFIILHGRGGEDGSMQGLLECLGIPYTGSGILASALAMDKLRTKQVWQSLGIPTPRHAVLASAQDCVAASAELGFPLIVKPAHEGSSIGMAKVNSEQELVAAWQDAANYDSQVLVEQWIHGPEFTIAVLRGQVLPPIALGTPHVFYDYDAKYIANDTQYRIPCGLDSAKEQELIDLTARACDAIGIEGWGRLDVMQDEQGRFWLLEVNTAPGMTDHSLVPMAARAAGLDFQQLVLAILADSVATRG
- a CDS encoding cell division protein FtsQ/DivIB, which gives rise to MQGAMIRQQQPATGRSKPVPRGASRLVADEPVSARLPRPNFGGLKRLLWPVLLVAAGFGAYEGAIRLMPYADRPITKIDVQGDLSYISQQSVQQRIAPYVAASFFTVDLAAMRVELEQMPWIAHAEVRRVWPDEVVIRLEEQLPVARWGDEALLNNQGQAFTPRELANYEHLPQLFGPQRAQQPVMQQYQVLSQMLRPMGFSIARLELRERGSWFLTTGAGSAGPGIELLLGRDHLVEKMRRFIAIYDKTLKDQITNIARIDLRYSNGLAVGWREPNAPTTAQPAVAKN
- the ftsA gene encoding cell division protein FtsA, producing the protein MANAHSGKMIVGLDIGTSKVVALVGEVGEDGTLEIVGIGTHPSRGLKKGVVVNIESTVQSIQRAVEEAQLMAGCRIHSAFVGVAGNHIRSLNSHGIVAIRDREVSTADLERVLDAAQAVAIPADQRVLHTLPQDYVIDNQEGVREPLGMSGVRLEAKVHVVTCAVNAAQNIEKCVRRCGLEIDDIILEQLASAYSVLTDDEKELGVCLVDIGGGTTDIAIFTEGAIRHTAVIPIAGDQVTNDIAMALRTPTQYAEEIKIRYACALAKLAGAGETIKVPSVGDRPPRELSRQALAEVVEPRYDELFTLIQAELRRSGFEDLVPAGIVLTGGTAKMEGAVELAEEIFHMPVRLGVPHSVRGLSDVVRNPIYSTGVGLLTYGLQKQSEDPSLTGISNSSNSNNSYGDEPKGPVLERLKRWVQSNF
- the ftsZ gene encoding cell division protein FtsZ; this encodes MFELVDNVPQSPVIKVIGVGGGGGNAVNHMVKSNIEGVEFICANTDAQALKNIGARTILQLGTGVTKGLGAGANPEVGRQAALEDRERIAEVLQGTNMVFITTGMGGGTGTGAAPIIAEVAKEMGILTVAVVTRPFPFEGRKRMQIADEGIRMLAESVDSLITIPNEKLLTILGKDASLLSAFAKADDVLAGAVRGISDIIKRPGMINVDFADVRTVMGEMGMAMMGTGCASGPNRAREATEAAIRNPLLEDVNLQGARGILVNITAGPDLSLGEYSDVGSIIEAFASDHAMVKVGTVIDPDMRDELHVTVVATGLGARIEKPVKVVDNTLQTAQQVYESSNPAPVRQEQPAVNYRDLERPTVMRNQAHAGAAAAAKLNPQDDLDYLDIPAFLRRQAD
- the lpxC gene encoding UDP-3-O-acyl-N-acetylglucosamine deacetylase encodes the protein MIRQRTLKNTIRATGVGLHSGEKVYLTLKPAPVDTGIVFRRADLDPVVEIPARAANVGETTMSTTLVNGDVKVDTVEHLLSAMAGLGIDNAYVELSASEVPIMDGSAGPFVFLIQSAGLEEQDAPKKFIRILREVTVEEGDKRATFLPFDGFKVSFEIDFDHPVLKGQTQSASVDFSSTSFVKEVSRARTFGFMRDIEYLRKHNLALGGSVENAIVVDETGVLNEDGLRSEDEFVKHKILDAIGDLYLLGNSLIGEFKGYKSGHALNNQLLRKLIAETDAWEVVTFEDASTAPISYMRPVAAV
- a CDS encoding DUF721 domain-containing protein translates to MAYKPTPARPPAALLRQARPLRLLLNQAERLEHLQRLLESQLQPAAREHCHVASWKEGTLLLVVTDGHWATRLRYQQKRLQRQLLALEAFANLTRILFKVQPPLVPAKREGQGPELSENAAQSIRGSAEGISDPKLRAALERLAAHAQGKN